In Silene latifolia isolate original U9 population chromosome 3, ASM4854445v1, whole genome shotgun sequence, a single window of DNA contains:
- the LOC141647876 gene encoding peptidyl-prolyl cis-trans isomerase, chloroplastic, translating into MSSFIHHHCYTTLCSSKPAFPKFPNNFTKNTRFMRLCPPHCSSKFPRQTQFHHEQKKKCFSLKECAISIALAAGLLTGLSWESNAQAITTPVLPDLAVLISGPPIKDPGALLRYALPIDNKAIREVQKPLEDITDSLKVSGLKALDSVERNVKQASRAFKNGKSLIVAGLAESKKEHGLELLDKLDAGMGELQQIVEDRNRDAVAPKQKELLQYVGSVEEDMVDGFPYEVPEEYRNMPLLKGRAAVDMKVKVKDNPNFEECIFHIVLDGYNAPVTAGNFVDLVERHFYDGMEIQRADGFVVQTGDPEGPAEGFIDPSTEKPRTIPLELMVEGEKAPFYGATLEELGLYKAQTKLPFNAFGTMAMAREEFENNSGSSQVFWLLKESELTPSNANILDGRYAVFGYVTENEDYLADLKVGDVIESIQVVSGLDNLVNPTYKIAG; encoded by the exons ATGTCTTCTTTCATACATCACCATTGTTACACCACTTTATGCAGCTCTAAACCTGCATTCCCTAAATTCCCAAATAATTTTACAAAAAATACCCGCTTTATGCGCCTTTGTCCTCCTCACTGTTCCTCCAAATTCCCCCGTCAAACTCAATTCCATCATGAACAA AAAAAGAAGTGTTTTTCATTGAAAGAATGCGCAATTTCGATAGCATTGGCAGCTGGGCTGCTAACTGGGTTGAGTTGGGAAAGCAATGCCCAAGCTATAACAACTCCTGTACTGCCAGATTTGGCTGTGTTGATCTCTGGTCCACCAATCAAGGATCCTGGAGCGCTGTTGAGATATGCATTGCCTATTGACAATAAGGCTATCAGAGAGGTTCAGAAACCATTGGAAGATATTACAGACAGCCTCAAGGTTTCTGGCCTTAAAGCGCTTGATTCTGTTGAGAGA AATGTGAAGCAGGCATCTCGTGCATTTAAGAATGGCAAAAGTCTAATTGTGGCAGGGTTGGCTGAGTCGAAGAAGGAACATGGTTTGGAGTTGCTTGACAAACTGGACGCTGGTATGGGTGAGCTTCAGCAAATTGTGGAAGACAGGAACCGTGATGCAGTAGCTCCTAAACAGAAGGAGTTGCTTCAGTATGTTGGCAG TGTTGAAGAGGACATGGTTGATGGCTTCCCCTATGAAGTGCCAGAAGAGTACCGGAATATGCCTCTATTGAAGGGAAGAGCAGCAGTGGATATGAAGGTTAAGGTGAAGGACAACCCAAATTTTGAAGAGTGTATTTTCCACATTGTTCTTGATGGTTATAATGCCCCGGTAACTGCTGGAAATTTTGTGGATTTGGTGGAAAGGCACTTTTATGATGGCATGGAAATCCAAAGAG CGGATGGATTCGTTGTGCAAACTGGAGACCCTGAAGGTCCTGCAGAAGGATTTATTGACCCCAGTACAGAGAAGCCTCGTACAATTCCTTTGGAGCTCATGGTAGAGGGAGAGAAAGCTCCCTTTTATGGGGCCACCTTAGAA GAGCTTGGTTTATACAAGGCTCAGACAAAGCTTCCCTTTAATGCCTTTGGCACAATGGCCATGGCAAGAGAG GAATTTGAAAACAACTCAGGATCAAGTCAAGTATTTTGGCTGCTAAAAGAAAGTGAACTGACCCCTAGTAATGCCAATATTCTAGACGGGCGATATGCTGTGTTCGGCTATGTAACCGAAAATGAAGATTATTTAGCAGATCTCAAGGTTGGAGATGTCATAGAATCAATACAAGTCGTCTCTGGCCTCGACAATCTTGTCAATCCAACCTACAAAATCGCTGGCTAG